A stretch of DNA from Nitratireductor thuwali:
GCGGATCGAGCGAGCGGATCAGCCGCCAGGTGGCAGTGACGTTGATTTCCATGACCTTTTCGAACGTCTTGGCCTCGACATGCCCGATCGGCGAGATAACGCCGAGAATGCCGGCATTGGCGATCATGATGTCGAGCTTGCCCCAGCGTTCGTGAATCGCGCCGCCTATGCGGTCGATGCCGGCCATGTCCTTGAGATCGAGCGGCACCAGGGTGGTCTCGCCACCGGCCGCCTTGATCTCGTCGTCGAGCTCTTCAAGCCCGCCCACCGTACGCGCGACGGCGATCACATGGGCCCCGGCCGCCGCCAATTCCTTGGCGATGAAGTAGCCGATGCCGCGCGAAGCGCCCGTAACGAGCGCAATACGGCCGGAAAGATCGGGCTTTTCCGTCATGTCAAACTTCCTGGATTATGGATTATGCCGACCGCGGCATCACTGGCCGCCCGCCGCCAGCAGCGAGAGCTGGCGCACATTGTCCGCTCCGTGATGGTCGGTGAGCTGCGTGGGATACTCGGTGGTGAAGCAGGCGTCGCAATATTGTGGTTGCTCGTTGTTGCGGTTCACCTCGCCAACCGCCCGGTAAAGCCCGTCGATGGACAGGAAGCCGAGCGAATCGACCCGGATGAACGCCGCCATTTCCTCAATCGACATGCGCGAGGCGAGCAGCTTGCCCGTCGAGGGCGTGTCGACGCCGTAAAAGCAGGAGGCGCGCGTCGGCGGCGAGGCGACTCGCATATGCACCTCCTTCGCGCCCGCATCGCGCACCATCTGCACGATCTTCTGGCTCGTCGTGCCGCGGACGATGGAATCGTCCACCAGCACCACGCGCTTGCCCTCGATCGATCTGCGGTTGGCATTGTGCTTCAGCTTCACGCCCATGTGGCGGATGGAATCGGTCGGCTGAATGAAGGTCCGGCCCACATAATGGTTGCGGATGATGCCGAGCTCGAAGGGGAGGTTCGCCTCCTGGGCGAAGCCGATGGCCGCGGGCGTGCCGGAATCGGGCACCGGCACCACGATGTCGGCCTCGATCGGGTTCTCGCGGGCCAGCTCCGCGCCGATGCGCTTGCGCACCTCGTACACGTTGCGCCCCTCCACCGAGGAATCGGGCCGGGCGAAATAGACATATTCGAAGATGCAGAAACGCTGCTTGGCCGGTTCGAACGGAAAATGGCTTTCAAGGCCGCTATCGGTCACCACCACCATCTCGCCCGGCTTGATGTCACGAACGAAACGGGCGCCGATGATGTCCAGCGCGCAGCTTTCCGACGCCAGGATATAGGCGCCGTCGAGGTCGCCCAGGACCAAGGGACGAATGCCGAGCGGGTCGCGGCAGCCGATCATCTTCTTGGACGTCAACGCGACAAGCGAGAACGCGCCTTCGAGCTGGCGCACCGCATCGATGAACCGCGCATTTGTGTCGCGCCCCTTGCTGGTGGCCACCAGGTGCATGATGGTCTCGGTGTCGGACGTCGACGAGAAGATCGAGCCTTCCTTCTGCAGCCGGCGCTG
This window harbors:
- a CDS encoding SDR family NAD(P)-dependent oxidoreductase; its protein translation is MTEKPDLSGRIALVTGASRGIGYFIAKELAAAGAHVIAVARTVGGLEELDDEIKAAGGETTLVPLDLKDMAGIDRIGGAIHERWGKLDIMIANAGILGVISPIGHVEAKTFEKVMEINVTATWRLIRSLDPLLRASDAGRAVIMSSGAAHSAKAFWGPYAASKAAVEALARSWADETKNMPLRVNSVNPGATRTAMRAQAMPGEDPDTLPHPSEVAAKIVPLASPELTETGLIFDVPKNRFTRYRMPE
- the purF gene encoding amidophosphoribosyltransferase codes for the protein MAQDYELSFAGEADDHFHDECGVFGIFGRQDAAAITTLGLHALQHRGQEAAGIVSFDGTQFHVERHIGLIGDTFTKQSVMDRLQGGRAIGHTRYATTGGSGLRNVQPFFAELADGGLAVAHNGNITNAMTVQRRLQKEGSIFSSTSDTETIMHLVATSKGRDTNARFIDAVRQLEGAFSLVALTSKKMIGCRDPLGIRPLVLGDLDGAYILASESCALDIIGARFVRDIKPGEMVVVTDSGLESHFPFEPAKQRFCIFEYVYFARPDSSVEGRNVYEVRKRIGAELARENPIEADIVVPVPDSGTPAAIGFAQEANLPFELGIIRNHYVGRTFIQPTDSIRHMGVKLKHNANRRSIEGKRVVLVDDSIVRGTTSQKIVQMVRDAGAKEVHMRVASPPTRASCFYGVDTPSTGKLLASRMSIEEMAAFIRVDSLGFLSIDGLYRAVGEVNRNNEQPQYCDACFTTEYPTQLTDHHGADNVRQLSLLAAGGQ